The DNA window agagcaaaaacaaaaacaatacaaaccaAAGACAAATGTCAGATGCGACACTTTGTTCTGGAACACGGCGCAGAATAGAGAGATAATGGGCCTACCTACACCTTTAGTCCCAGGCATGCAGGTCAGACAAAAACCGTAGGTCAAACAAAAACCAGACATACGGCTGCAAAAGGAAAAAGGCTGGAGCACACGGATCCAAAATGAGCCCTTTAATGGTGCAAGATAAAACTGCGTCTTCGGAGTAATATAAAAGAGACGCAGTACAGAATCAAACGTGAAAGGCATtaagaacataaaaaagaatgtaaagGTGTGAAGCCTAAACTATAAGGAGGTGGAATATAAACGTGTGTGAACAGAGTAAGTGCATAAAATTGAATGTAGTAAGATGTAAAAGCAGAAAGATTGTAATAGCAGTACATAAAAAACTACGGAAACGGTAAAATGGAACATAAAAAGGCGGCGGATGTGACATGGCGAGTGACTGTACCTTCGCTAGTAGGATCTTGACGCAGTTGACGTGGCCCTCGTAAATGGCGGAAAGCAGCGGAGAGATTTTGTGTTTGTCCAGGGCCTGCGGGGGGGGAGAAAACAGGGGAGGGAGGGTCTGATTGGAGAGGCTTCATGGATCATTGCGTCACACATAGGAGCACATCATTACACCATCATAAGAAACAGCTTGACTTCTGCTTTTCTACTCATCTCATCTATAAATCTATACAGAACTCCACTTCGTTTATCTCCTCTGACAGCAGCTCCCCTATCTGGAACTAAGAACGCTTtgtcagggtggggggggaggggaggggggttaacTTTTCAGCCTTACTATTTAGAAAtcacacttttttcccccattcgcGCTCAGAATAAAGCTATGAATAAGTGCTTATGAAAGTACAAATGTTTGTCACTGGGGTGTTCTCCGACAGGTACATAAGATTGTACCCCGAGCCAGCAATAcattcatttgtaccttttttttcttgtaaaaggTATTTATCAGGACGCAAATTGAACATTTTCGTACTTTCAGGGAACGTTTGGGAAATGTATtcccaaaaagaacaaaaatgcatcTCTATTTGCACctttatttgtgtgagtgttaaGACACAGTAGTGATAGAAAGTTATTGCTGAGCGATGAGGTAAGGGAGACAGGGTCTTCAGGGTGTATCGTCTGGGTCCAGCAGTGGaccagcacaacacaacacagcagaaTTTCCTGGTGTCTACATCTCAAGTATTCGAAAAGGTCCAGGACCAGGGCCTGCCCCCAATCAGACAATGATTTCCCTCCTCAAATCAGCAAAGTTAATAGATTATTTTAATGGACTAATTACACAGTTGCAGAAAAAACAGCCGGTGACCCTCCAGAGATACCCAAGccctgatctgaggtcagtggAGGAGCGGCGTGTGCGAAGGAACCTGCCAAAAGGCCCGTCTCCTCAGCTGACGGAAGCACCTGCCAGCTATAAATTATGAATCATTGCTGTTATTAGAGGGAGATCTGagtgacccttgaccccttgGGTAACGTCAGATGCTTTATATGTACCAACAAATGTTCATGAAAATACAAAGAGAGGTGAATTCAATGCATAGCGCTGATCCCTTGAGAAATACTTCGCTTGAATGGCTCCAAAGAATTAGAGAAGTATTGACTAATTGAATTGACATTTTAACAGTGGAGAAATAGATCTAAATTGTTGAAGTAAAAACTTCTGTACAATCAGCAGGTCTGAGGGTTGCTTCCACGTTCCCCTTTCACGGGTGCATTTTCACTATGAATGTTCGGTGTATTCTACAGCACTTACATGCTCTCATTCTACCGCCATGTTGCAACCTAGCTTTTAAAGAGACAGTTCACTTTTTTTGCCGTTTTTATACATAGATTCAGCATTTGTGTGTATACTTTCAACAGTGCTCTCTGCACAAGCTGGAACGTTGTGATGGGCTTTTTCCATAAAACAGCAATGCACCATTCTACACGGTCACATACGAAGCGGCTGCAAGCCTGAACAAGATATCTGCACCACTCTCGCCCTCCATTTCTTCTTTTGAACGAGTTTCTGAGACTAGCTGTGCAGTTCTTTTTGACAGGACGGGAATGAGTTTCTAAAATGCTTAAGTGCGGTGGCTGTAAACCGTACATCAAACAAAACGAAGATCTGGCCGCGGTTCAGATAAAGTTTGTCTTGGTGTGGGCGTGCATTAAGTGCTTCGGCGTGGCTTTTACGGCAAACAGCGCATTATCTCATTGCATAACCGCGAGATAATGGCTGTTGTTAAATCCTGCGTTTTTAACGTTTAGCAATCAAATCATAATTCTTGTTTAATAAACTgggaacaggaaaaaaaacaaaaaaactttgagTTGACTTCCCTGTGCAAACGAGACCCACGGGCCTCTGGGAAGACTGAAATacgactgcactgctgcagcccGCACTCGTGTGGGTCTGGTCTACAGGCTGCCTATACAAGCCCGTTAGTGCCGCGGGGTCAATGTGAAATATGTGGTACAGCAGGTTTTACTGGcatcgtgtgtgtatgtgggccaGAAGAAACCGCCTCAGCATTGCCACAGTGAAGAGACACAGCCGTGCCGCTTTTACAGAGCGTGAATTTAATTATTCTACGTAGTTCACAGGCATTTTTGCATCAAGCTAATTTGGTAGTCAGTTTATATACTTTGAAGTTTTACTGCCATGTTTTAGAGAAAGTTTGGGAgagttttaaaaacaataatgggTCACAATAATAggtgatgtaaaacactgtagctattaaaaaaatgcaagaaaacaagTTAAAAGTGAAATTAGTTTGAAACTGCCTGAAGTGGAATGAGCCTGAAGCCACATTCTCTGGCATctcctgatgatgtcacaggagtGGTTTTTTTCCCATGCAGTGGGACAGGCTACGGCATGGGAAGAGCCGGCAGTGTGGGGGAGGGTAACGCTGTGCCGCCCCGGCGTGTCCCACAACTCACATTGACGTCTGCTCCCTTGGAGAGGAGGAACTCGATCATCTCGGCCTGGCCGCAGTCCGCAGCGTAGTGTAGGGGCTTCCTCCCGCCCTCCAGGGTCCTGTTCACATCTTCGTCCTGTaagacacacgcgcgcgcgcgcgcacacacacacacacacacacacacacacacacacacacacacacacacacacacacacacacacacacacacacacacacacacacacacacacacacacacacacacacacacacacacacacacacacacacacacacaaacacacaaacaccaaacacacacgcacagaaacaacaaacacatacgcacacacaaacaaacacaaaatggcacGTTAGAAATGTATCCAACACATACTTCTGCAATGTTTAACCGTCAGAAATAGATGTAAATTTACTGTGGTACTGGGAAGGCCGCAGTGTGCTATGGTAACGCAGGGCCCTGTAGTCTTCACAAGATAAACAGAGAAACTGGCCTTGCAGAATTCAGCACTTAGCACAGACTCGGCTAATTAAtatggaaaatggcaaacacTGAAAATACGAGTGCATTTCACTGTAATCCGTTTCATTTGATGGGACGCACTGTGAGAAACTGCACATTATGATGTTTTGAAACACAAAAGCTAACGATGCGATCAGCAGATGAGTAAAGCTATGGCATCTCAATCAAAGTAACTGACTGCTAAGACTGCTACGTGGCCCTCAAAAAAAGCTTAACTCGATCAGTCCCAGTGTCAGATGACTCCAAGCCTATTCATTCCATTGTAATTTGGTTATTACTTATTGAATCAGTTAGGCCTACTTGAATTGCTTTAGAAAGCTGTGGCAGAACCTTCTCAAATATTCTTTTGAACTACTATTACACATTCAAACAAGGCACACCTTTCTAaacacaagccccccccccccccccccccccccccgtggctACACAGAGCACCTCCACTTGGCAGGTTGAGTTTCACATCAAATGCACCGCTGAAAAATTATTAAACTGATTTTATAGGGCCCTAATAATGCTAAGGTagcagtgtgctgtggtgctgttATGACAGCATTGTGGGGTGGACATTGGTGATTAACACAAAATGTGCCaatgaaatatccagctgtatgagtACTGTGTCAGCTATGAAAGTTGTCCTGGGTCAGGTAGTCTGCCAAGCTTGTAAATAATACCTATAGGCCTAACAATGTAGCCAtattggacacacacacacacacacacacacacacacacacagggctggatATCAAATACGCAGCCAGCATATATACAGCTGGCAACAGCTTGTACTGAAACAATtcaagtatcttgctcaagggctCAATGGCAGTGTCCCATCTGGGAATAAAATCTACAACCTAGGAGTTCCTGGCACAGTTTGAATCCAGCTCTGTAAatattatgctacactgctgccctgtgtAGACGTACGCATGTCACATGTGCAGACAGTGTTGACAAGTCAGAAATATGATCAGGTCAGTGTAGTTAGGAGTATTAACTGCTGGACGTGGAATGGAAACAGAAAGTTGTGCTCAGCTGGATCTGAAACAAAGGTCAACGTGCACACCTACACGTCCGCACAATCCACCACTACAACCCATCCCCACAATCCACCACTACAACCCATCCCAACTGGCTCAACAACAGGTTGTGCTCCACACCTTTAAGCCAGTGGGTCCCCTGAGGAAGACACTATTCCAGAGGTCTCAGACATTTTTCAGGActctgcattttcaaaatgaacgCCATGAAAATTCCACGAAATGCCTTTTGGCCAATTTGCCCTGACTCTAAAACATCCGACGTTATCAGGCCTTGTATTTATCAATAAACCAGACAGACACTGCAATGCTCAAGTTCTAACTGCATTCAAGCCATTTTTACGAGTTAACAACTTGTCATATCTTGCCATGGTTAGctatatatttacagaatggATGAGATCAGCACCCAACTGAAGTTAATATGATGCATGAAATTAACAATCTAATATTAAcacaatggcagtaaaatggaagTCAACATTTTAGTTAAGTTGCCAGTTTcaaatattatgtaaataggtatttattttaaatgtgttgcttAAATCCATGAGATCATAGAATCCCGTCCCCCATCTGACTGGATGAGTTGGTTTTGTTTACATGTTCATTCAAAACTGAAAAGAATGAAAGTTTAAATCAGCTCATGCTGCTGCAGTGGACagaagacatatttttttgtacGTTATGTATTTAGGTTAACTTAATGAAAGCCATATCAATCTGTTTCCCAGCTGTTTACACCCTCAGAACTTTAAAAGTCTACAAAGGTTATGCCAACCTGTACAGACATATCACCACGTTTAACTGAATTGATCAATATACTATatctgcatttttcaaaatgcagcacACTTCTTCACGTTTTTTCATGGTGAAAAATGCCGAATCTCACCTAAATATGACCCCAAAATATGTAATCAACAGATTTCATTGATTTACATCCCAAAGAGTTTGACTGTTAGAAATGGTTTAAGcctgttcagatttttttttctgagaacgatttttcagtcatatttaaaagtaaatagCTTGGGACAGGTGATGATTACCGATGTGTAAACTGTAAACTTGACCTCCTGGCTGGCTGCCGCGCGGGTAGactggttctctctctctctctctctttctaggAACACTCcagaaggaaattaaaaaagggACAGTGTACCACACCCACAGCTCATTACCATTTGCTGACGCTTGCCTATCGCTCCGGTTTGCGCAACAGCGGTTCCTGACCTCCATGGATGATGGTGCGTAAACTCCCTGTGCCCGCCTCAGCCCACAGCTTTCACACCCATAAGATGACGGTGGTAAGGTGGGAAGACTGAGCGGTGTAGCGGCTAAATATCCAAATCTCTGTTACTGCTGTGGCTTAGAGAAAGCAGGAAGGCTCACATGCTGAGCTCACGCCTGTCTCACCTACATGGGGTATCAGTCACGGACCACCTCAGAAAATACACAGACCAAGCCCTGCACGGATGCAAactgtacctgcctgcgttaaACTTCtggacacaatgtaaaaaatgcacgGTACGTAGTTTGGTAGGCCCGCACTGGTGAATCAATAATGTAAAAGTGTGAGGCGCACAGTAGGCCTGTTCTAAGCCCAGCCTGCTGTTCCCCTGGCTGGCACGCGTACAGTATCCACACACAGGCTCGGCCGAAACGGAACAGACTGAATACCAGGGGCCCCTCCGCGCCTGCTGGTGTCCTGTTACCATCTGACGCCGCGACAACCGATCTCTCGAGCTGACAgaagtctccctctctcccgtccAATTAACCGATTTGACTGAGCCGGAGAGCCGGGCGCCGGTGAAGGATaagcggtggggggggcgggcgggtcATGAACGCGGCTCGGAAAGGGTTACATTGCGGCTTCCGGCGACACCGCCACCCCGGCGGCTTTACCGCGAAGGCAGACAGAGCCCTGGAtcaacgccgccgccgccagtcTCCCGGCCGCTCTATATTTAAAGCGGCGGGCGGCACCTCTGACAGGACGGATGACACGCTAAAGGACACAGGAGGCTGAAGCGGGGCTGCTATCGTCGTGTCTGAACTCATCCTTCCCCCCGCCTCTGCCGTTTCCCTCCACTGAGTGCAAGAGCTGAGGCCCCACCCCGCACCCTCCCCCGCACAAACTACCTCCACCGTAGAGGATGCAGGCGCCCCAACGCACAAATAATATCGGACATTGAGAACAGGAAGTCAACCAACAACTTCCTCTGCAATGTGTGAACCGCATGCTAGCTGGAAAGCCAAAGGTCTCTTTTGCAAAATACATTCAAGAAATGCTATACCTGCTTTGTGGTGTTCTCTATACGGTATACTCTATACACCCAGCCAAGCATTTTCAGTGGgtttaattttcaaatgctcTTCTAAAGACAT is part of the Anguilla anguilla isolate fAngAng1 chromosome 7, fAngAng1.pri, whole genome shotgun sequence genome and encodes:
- the mtpn gene encoding myotrophin — its product is MGDLDLMWALKNGDLEEVKNLLVKDEDVNRTLEGGRKPLHYAADCGQAEMIEFLLSKGADVNALDKHKISPLLSAIYEGHVNCVKILLAKGADKTRKGPDGRSPLEAAETEPMKALLK